In the genome of Myxococcus stipitatus, one region contains:
- a CDS encoding FMN-binding negative transcriptional regulator, translating to MYIPRHFEERDAQRLLSLMSRHSFAVLVTVGEDGAPFATHLPFLVERDAAGDVRLRAHMALPNPQWRAFPAERDAMVIFQGPHAYVSPRWYATSPQVPTWNYATVHAYGRPQVITSRDETLHILRASAASYEPDSEVAWRPEQADAYVERLMGGIVAFELRVTRLEGKFKLSQNKSLADREGVIAALERSGQPGDAELAALMRACAP from the coding sequence ATGTACATCCCCCGCCACTTCGAGGAGCGCGACGCGCAGCGGCTCCTGTCGCTGATGAGCCGCCACTCCTTCGCCGTGCTGGTGACGGTGGGCGAGGACGGCGCGCCCTTCGCCACGCACCTGCCCTTCCTCGTGGAGCGCGACGCGGCGGGCGACGTCCGGCTGAGGGCGCACATGGCGCTGCCCAACCCCCAGTGGCGCGCGTTCCCCGCGGAGCGGGACGCGATGGTCATCTTCCAGGGGCCGCATGCCTATGTGTCGCCCCGGTGGTACGCGACGTCGCCGCAGGTGCCCACGTGGAACTACGCCACGGTGCACGCCTACGGACGCCCCCAGGTCATCACCTCGCGGGACGAGACGCTGCACATCCTCCGCGCGTCCGCCGCCAGCTACGAGCCCGACAGCGAAGTCGCCTGGCGCCCGGAGCAGGCCGACGCCTACGTGGAGCGGTTGATGGGAGGCATCGTCGCCTTCGAGCTGCGGGTGACGCGGCTGGAGGGCAAGTTCAAGCTGAGCCAGAACAAGAGCTTGGCGGACCGGGAGGGCGTCATCGCGGCACTGGAGCGAAGTGGCCAGCCGGGCGACGCGGAGCTGGCGGCGCTGATGCGCGCGTGCGCGCCGTGA
- a CDS encoding protein kinase domain-containing protein produces MAEPTPQTFGKYVLLSKIAAGGMAVTYRARMTGAAGVTKPCVIKQILPHFVDDEDFVEMFIGEARLVASMSHSNIAQIFDFGEVDGQYFIAMELVQGQPLSKVLRRAQRMGMGFFPESLALHVASKLCDGLDYAHRHVGEDGLEMGLVHRDVSPDNVLISYEGEVKVIDFGIAKATSAVEAKTSPGTLKGKYPYFAPEQAQGRQDLDARTDVYAAGVVLYEMVCGKRPYEGEFVTVLPRILQGDCLPPTALNPSMTQDLENVIAHAMAVDRDERFQTAKELSASLVELLYRDNPRFTPSELSQLMAYLFAEELTAEGRKAEVTPAFLEQVAFWQASAGESSQSRARPLRPSNPGLRSKPGSDGGAKPPTDAARRSSVSNPSLRKVTSSGNLRRVTNTGLPRTEVSSVGRKLPTSERLEPPVPELPEEPDTDSSDLSQALIPTEVPSAMATLAAPRDTPVENPVVTAQSATTQPVSSALGRTPTGTGHRTTADEARETLAKEAAEQRARQQKAVKTMSLYVFGAAAVALFLALLSSFVFKSDTPDTGAANAATLWVTSTPEGAKVKLNGRDVAGKTPLMVEGILVGEANTLVLTLPGHLAWTRRFTPVSMMLEPLKAELQPVPAAEPATPPPAPPPPATPPPVTPPAVVAAVATGTATEATVVEAKAVQPAPAEDAGAPASEDAASADAEPSEDPVPLVERAKQMSDAEREFLEVDYPTRLLVVRPMYNAALIPEYITASIDLNPNVAYSVWTQGTASLGEGKGTTSGTLAYFIEGDGPADSSFGLLSASARTIKNARKLYVFAVDETGPEDNSGSIHVVIRQSAYVPPRSLMFDAQQHAVQLRPEQQVLLRGLNPRATYLFTVRDDIAELRTGAHGRVHQVLCVERGTSPASVRATHRILETGKRYQITGAEDLRCFFPDATKGDNQGALEMDIVDTTSLSRKERAAALRGSRR; encoded by the coding sequence GTGGCGGAACCCACTCCCCAGACATTCGGCAAATACGTTCTTCTCTCGAAAATCGCCGCCGGCGGAATGGCGGTGACCTACCGCGCGCGGATGACGGGAGCAGCGGGCGTCACGAAGCCCTGCGTCATCAAGCAGATCCTCCCCCACTTCGTGGACGATGAGGACTTCGTCGAGATGTTCATCGGCGAGGCGCGGCTGGTGGCGAGCATGAGCCACAGCAACATCGCCCAGATTTTCGACTTTGGAGAGGTGGACGGGCAGTACTTCATCGCCATGGAGCTGGTGCAGGGCCAGCCGCTCTCCAAGGTCCTCCGCCGCGCGCAGCGCATGGGCATGGGCTTCTTCCCGGAGAGCCTGGCGCTGCACGTGGCCAGCAAGCTGTGCGACGGCCTGGACTACGCGCATCGCCACGTGGGCGAGGACGGCCTGGAGATGGGCCTGGTCCACCGCGACGTCTCGCCGGACAACGTCCTCATCTCCTACGAGGGAGAGGTCAAGGTCATCGACTTCGGCATCGCCAAGGCCACCAGCGCCGTGGAGGCCAAGACGTCGCCGGGCACCCTCAAGGGCAAGTACCCCTACTTCGCCCCGGAGCAGGCGCAGGGACGCCAGGACCTGGATGCCCGCACGGACGTGTACGCCGCGGGCGTCGTCCTCTACGAGATGGTCTGCGGCAAGCGCCCCTACGAGGGCGAGTTCGTCACCGTCCTGCCCCGCATCCTCCAGGGCGACTGCCTGCCGCCCACGGCGCTCAACCCGTCGATGACGCAGGACCTGGAGAACGTCATCGCCCACGCGATGGCCGTGGACCGCGACGAGCGCTTCCAGACCGCCAAGGAGCTGAGCGCGTCGCTGGTGGAGCTGCTCTACCGCGACAACCCCCGCTTCACGCCGTCCGAGCTGTCGCAGCTCATGGCCTACCTCTTCGCCGAGGAGCTCACGGCGGAGGGCCGCAAGGCGGAGGTCACCCCCGCCTTCCTGGAGCAGGTGGCCTTCTGGCAGGCGAGCGCGGGCGAGTCCTCGCAGTCCCGCGCGCGCCCCCTGCGCCCCTCCAACCCCGGCCTGCGCTCCAAGCCCGGGAGCGACGGCGGCGCGAAGCCCCCCACCGACGCAGCGCGCCGGTCCTCGGTGAGCAATCCCTCCCTCCGCAAGGTGACGAGCTCGGGGAACCTGCGCCGCGTGACGAACACGGGCCTGCCTCGCACGGAGGTCTCCAGCGTGGGCCGCAAGCTGCCCACCAGCGAGCGCCTCGAGCCTCCCGTACCGGAGCTGCCGGAAGAGCCCGACACCGACTCGAGCGACCTGAGCCAGGCGCTGATTCCCACCGAAGTCCCCTCGGCCATGGCCACGCTGGCCGCGCCTCGGGACACGCCCGTGGAGAACCCCGTCGTCACCGCGCAGTCCGCGACGACGCAGCCCGTGTCCTCGGCCCTGGGACGCACGCCCACGGGCACGGGCCACCGCACGACGGCGGATGAAGCGCGAGAGACGCTCGCGAAGGAAGCAGCGGAGCAGCGGGCCCGGCAGCAGAAGGCCGTGAAGACGATGAGCCTCTACGTCTTCGGCGCGGCCGCCGTCGCGCTGTTCCTCGCGCTCCTCTCCTCCTTCGTCTTCAAGTCGGACACGCCCGACACCGGCGCCGCCAACGCCGCCACGCTGTGGGTCACCTCCACGCCCGAGGGCGCCAAGGTGAAGCTCAACGGCCGCGACGTCGCCGGCAAGACGCCCCTCATGGTGGAGGGAATCCTCGTCGGCGAGGCCAACACCCTGGTGCTCACGCTGCCTGGACACCTCGCGTGGACGCGGCGCTTCACGCCCGTCTCCATGATGCTGGAGCCCTTGAAGGCGGAGCTCCAGCCCGTGCCAGCCGCCGAGCCCGCCACACCTCCGCCCGCCCCTCCTCCGCCCGCCACGCCTCCACCCGTGACGCCGCCAGCCGTCGTGGCCGCGGTCGCCACCGGCACGGCGACGGAAGCCACGGTCGTCGAAGCCAAGGCCGTCCAGCCGGCTCCAGCCGAGGACGCGGGTGCCCCCGCCAGCGAGGACGCGGCCAGCGCGGACGCCGAGCCGAGCGAGGACCCCGTCCCCCTGGTGGAGCGCGCCAAGCAGATGAGCGACGCGGAGCGCGAGTTCCTCGAGGTGGACTACCCGACGCGGCTCCTGGTGGTGCGCCCCATGTACAACGCGGCGCTCATCCCCGAGTACATCACCGCCTCCATCGACCTGAACCCCAACGTCGCGTACTCCGTGTGGACGCAGGGCACCGCGTCGCTCGGCGAGGGCAAGGGCACCACCTCCGGCACGCTGGCCTACTTCATCGAGGGGGATGGCCCCGCCGACAGCAGCTTCGGCCTCTTGAGCGCGTCGGCGCGCACCATCAAGAACGCGCGCAAGCTGTACGTCTTCGCGGTGGATGAGACGGGGCCCGAGGACAACAGCGGCTCCATCCACGTCGTCATCCGTCAGTCCGCCTACGTGCCGCCGCGCTCGCTCATGTTCGATGCGCAGCAGCACGCCGTGCAGCTCCGGCCCGAGCAGCAGGTGCTGCTGCGCGGCCTCAACCCGCGCGCCACGTACCTGTTCACCGTGCGGGACGACATCGCGGAGCTGCGCACGGGAGCCCATGGCCGCGTGCACCAGGTGCTGTGCGTGGAGCGAGGCACCTCTCCCGCGTCGGTCCGCGCCACGCACCGCATCCTCGAGACGGGCAAGCGCTACCAGATCACCGGCGCCGAGGACCTGCGCTGCTTCTTCCCGGACGCGACGAAGGGCGACAACCAGGGCGCGCTCGAGATGGACATCGTGGACACCACGTCGCTGTCCCGAAAAGAGCGCGCCGCCGCCCTCCGAGGCTCGCGCCGCTAG